Genomic segment of Prochlorococcus marinus CUG1433:
ACGACTTTTTGATATTTTTGTTGATTTTACAGAGTCAAAAATATTAAGACCTTCTCCTATTTCCCAGTGTGATTTTATATTCTCTTTTATTAGAGGATCCCCCCAAGTTTTTATTTGCAAATTATCACTTTCATCTTTCCCAATAGGCGCGTCTTTGCTAGGAAAATTTGGCAAATTATAAATCTCATCATCTACTTCTTTGTCTAATATTTTTTGTTTCTCTTCGAGTTCAGAAATTTTAATTCTGTATTCGTTTCCCTTTTTCTTTAAATCATTTAATTCTTGTAAATTATTATTTTGGGATTTTCCAATAACTTGGCCGATTAATTTGCTTAATTTTTTACTCTCAGATTGGAGACTGGAAATTTCTATGTCAATTTCTTTTTTCTTAACAGTTAATTCGTGTATATGGGATATCTTGTAAACTTTTCCTCTTAAGGACAAATTCTCTTCAACAGATGTTGGGTTTTCTCTTATTAATTTTTGATCTAACACTCTTTTGTTTTTTTTTATATTAATTAAGATAGTTAATATCGATTCATTATTTGGGTTTTTCGATTAAAAATTAACTAAATTAATGATTCCTGACTTATGAAATATTTTAAAAATTAAATTTTATTCACGATGCAGAGCGGGCCCGTCCTGAGGAAGACCATTCTTTTAGGAAATCAATTTGCTCTTTAGCAGTTCTTGATAAAGGAACTAATTCAGAAACTGCCTTTATTAAATCTTTCTCCATAAGTTCTCTATTTTCAGAGAATGAAATATGCATTCCCTCTATTACTGCTTGTTCAAGTTCTGCCCCTGAGAATCCATCTGTTCTATCGATTATAGAAGATAGAGGAAAACTGTAACTTGGTCTTCTTTTTTTTAGGTGCAAATCAAGAATACTTGATCTTTCTTCGGAATTTGGCAAATCAAGAAAAAATATCTCATCAAACCTACCTTTCCTTAACAATTCAGCAGGAAGCTTATCTATAGCATTAGCGGTAGCAATGACAAATACGGCAGATTCTTTTTCAGCCATCCAAGTTAGCAAACTTGCCAAAACCCTCTGACTTGTTCCTCCATCGCTTCTGGCATCGCCACCAAATCCTTTATCAATTTCATCTATCCAGAGGATACAAGGAGACATGGCCTCAGCTCTTGAAATTGTTTCTCTAGTTCTTGCTTCGCTTGAACCAACGAGACTAGAAAACAGTCTCCCAACATCTAACCTGAGTAGCGGCATTGACCAACTCTTAGAAATTGATTTTGCGGTAAGCGATTTTCCCGTTCCTTGCGCCCCGACGAGTAAGACTCCTTTGGGAATAGGTAATCCATAATCTCTAGCTTCTTTAGAAAAGGCCCTGTATCTTTGATTAAGCCAAACTTTTAAAACATTTAAACCACCAATATCATCTTGACTTGATTTAGCCTCGAAAAATTCTAAAATTTCACTCCTTGCGATCACTTGTTTTTTCTCTTCAAGAATATCTTTAATATCTTCTTTACTAATTTTTCCTCTTTGAGCAAGGGCCTTTGCAGTGACTTGCTTTACTTTTATTTCGGTAAGTCCACTTGAGGCTATAGAAAGTTCGTTTAAGTCTTGTTCCTCAAGATTTGAATTGGTACTAATAGCAATTTTTTTTATTAGATTTTTCAATTCTTCTTGATCAGGCAAAGGTAGATTTACAATTGTCATTAATTCATCCAGCTCTTCTGATGATGGAAATAAATGAGAACTAATGATTAAATTATGACTAGTTTTCTTAAGTTCTGAAGATAGTTCTTTAATAGTTCTATTGATAGATGGATCATCATAAAATTTGTGGAAATCTTTTAATAATAAAACCGTAGAGACTTCGTAACTTTGCTCTTTAAGCCAATTGAGCACTCCTAACGGATTATTAGAAAATTTACCTTCTTCATTTATTAATCCTTTTATACCGCTAACACAATCCCAGCAAATGAATCTTTTTATATTTAGTCTTTCACAAGAGAAATTAAGTAGTTTTTCTAATCTTTCCTCTTCTTTAGTCCTGATCCAAATTAATGAAGTTCTTGATTTTATGAGTAATTCTAAATTTCTACACCAAGAATTCATTATGTAAGATTAAAGCTATTTTTTACTATTAGGTTCAAAAGGTAATCTTTTGTCTGAGATCGTTGAAGCAGAAGTTGCTATTACTTCATTTTTGGCTGATAATTGTTGATCCAAAATTTTCTGTAAATTTTCAGGAAGAGCTTCTTTATTAAGCAGAAAAGTCTGAAATGCTTGGAAAATATTGGCAACAACCATATAAAGTAAAACCCCCGCAGGTAGTGGGAAAAACAGAAACATTCCAGTAATCATTACTGGTGTAATTTTGTTTGCCGTTGATTGCTGTGGATTCGCAGGCATTCCCTGACTAGATAAAATTTGAGAAAGTAACAAAGTCAATCCAAAGGCACCAACAAGTGCAGCAATATCCCAATTAATTGCCCCATCCACATAAAAGCCAACTTGACCAAGAGCTTTAATGAATAAAAAGCCACTTTTGGCAGCTAGACCAGGGATTTTTGCCTCGATTGTTGCATCCCCCGGTTTAATTGCTGTAACAATACCGTCTTGGGAAACTTTAAGATTTTCTGATCCTTTAGAAACCTTCCAAGTGGGTAGAAATTTTGATCCATTGTCGTATTTAGATAAAACTTCCGAATAGCTATTACCATTTGTTGTTTGTAAATTTATTTTTATGGATTCTTCTGTTCCTAATTTTGTTCCATTAGGGATTGTTGCGACTACAGGAAAATGCGATTTTTCTGTAATAAATATAGAGTGTCTTGGTGATTTATAAGGT
This window contains:
- a CDS encoding AAA family ATPase; translation: MNSWCRNLELLIKSRTSLIWIRTKEEERLEKLLNFSCERLNIKRFICWDCVSGIKGLINEEGKFSNNPLGVLNWLKEQSYEVSTVLLLKDFHKFYDDPSINRTIKELSSELKKTSHNLIISSHLFPSSEELDELMTIVNLPLPDQEELKNLIKKIAISTNSNLEEQDLNELSIASSGLTEIKVKQVTAKALAQRGKISKEDIKDILEEKKQVIARSEILEFFEAKSSQDDIGGLNVLKVWLNQRYRAFSKEARDYGLPIPKGVLLVGAQGTGKSLTAKSISKSWSMPLLRLDVGRLFSSLVGSSEARTRETISRAEAMSPCILWIDEIDKGFGGDARSDGGTSQRVLASLLTWMAEKESAVFVIATANAIDKLPAELLRKGRFDEIFFLDLPNSEERSSILDLHLKKRRPSYSFPLSSIIDRTDGFSGAELEQAVIEGMHISFSENRELMEKDLIKAVSELVPLSRTAKEQIDFLKEWSSSGRARSAS
- the yidC gene encoding membrane protein insertase YidC; translated protein: MIGFISEKLLIPILDFFYGLVPSYGLAIVALTVVIRIALFPLSAGSIRSARRMKIAQPVMQKRQAEIKSKFSGDPKKQQEELGKLMNEFGSPLAGCLPLIVQMPVLFALFATLRGSPFADVPYNINLKVVPQDQVAAIDPKPYKSPRHSIFITEKSHFPVVATIPNGTKLGTEESIKINLQTTNGNSYSEVLSKYDNGSKFLPTWKVSKGSENLKVSQDGIVTAIKPGDATIEAKIPGLAAKSGFLFIKALGQVGFYVDGAINWDIAALVGAFGLTLLLSQILSSQGMPANPQQSTANKITPVMITGMFLFFPLPAGVLLYMVVANIFQAFQTFLLNKEALPENLQKILDQQLSAKNEVIATSASTISDKRLPFEPNSKK